TATTTGGCAGGCGCGGGACTGGCGCGGCGTTTGCAACACATTTTGGATCTCAacaccgacgcgccgcgaccccgcgtCGTGTCATCGCTACGCTATCCATCCGACTCCCCCGCTACACGAGCCTActtctccttcttcacctcccccgccgccgacttcTCCCGACTCGACCCGGCGAGGAACCCCAGCTGGAAGAGAAAAtccggcgcgcctcgcgtgaACTTCCTCGGTACGAAGGGCAGCACGACCGCCATGACGCCGATGCCCCCGATCACGTACAGCGTCAAGTACCTCCAGTACGAGttctcgtccagcgcgagctccgcgctcCAGTGCACACCCGCGGCGATTGTGAGAGCAATCACGTGGTACCATTTGATGAACCTCAGCTTCAGCTTCATGTAAATCAGCGCCAGCTCTCCCAGGATGAACCAGGTGAGGAACAGGTAGGCCACGCTGTTCCATCCGATGTGCTTGGCTCCCGCGGCTAGGGGCAGCCACATGGCATACTGCACAGCCTCGTGCACGAATGACTCCTCCGCCACCCTCTTCTCCAGGTAAGAGGGGAAATgcttcgccaccgcggtgacgtcgcggAAGGAATCGTTGCGCTTCATCGCGAACCCCACCTAGCTACCGGACACGCGTGCGCTCACCTTTGCGCGAACCGTCACCCGCGAATCACCGTCGATATCTATATATCGCCGCAGGCTTTGTCCacctcgagctgcgcctcgATCTCCCCGGGGCTGCCCTATATCCAACACTCTCAGAGGAACACTCGTTTCTCAAATTCCAGCAGTTCAAAATCAATTTTTTGATGACGAAGATGAAACACGCAATACGGTCACATTTAGATGTGAATTATGTAATCAAAACCATAAATAAGATGAAAGCAACTTGAAAGGACATACGAAAGAAGTGAAGGAGGGAAAAAGGGAGAATTTCACATCTTGGCGACAGGAGGACCAAACTCTACGAAAGCTTCGCTGCTGCCCTCCACCCGCCCTCTCTTCAACGCGCGTGACAACACACCGCTACACTAAACAAGATGGGGTGAGTtaccgcgcccgcgcccgtacGCCCGAAGCAGCGCCGTTACGCCGGATCCGCGTGCCCGGACccttcgcgaggcgcggtTCGCCGGTTCGCCCCTTGGGGCGGGATCCGGGGCCGCCCGCCATCTAGGGTCTGGACGCCCGGACGAGGCCTACCGGGATGGTTAggggcgacgatgagcgcgctcgacgctCCGGGGGCGACTCCTCTCGATTCGGACACCTCATTCGGCCCTCGATGAGCGTCCCTCtcgggtcgacgcgcccgtggcgtcgtccccgcgccgtccgttCGCCCGTGATTTTCGTTTTAGGGTTCGGGTATTTTCCAGGGAAAAACCCGACCCGTCCAGAGCGTCGGATCGACCCTCCCTCCACTCCGCGCGACCGATCGCTGACCTCCCGCCTCTTCCTTCCTTCCCCTCTCGATTCAACAGTAAGACTCGTGGTCTTGGAGCCGGTCGTAAGCTGCGCAActtgcgccgcgagcagcgctGGGCGGACAAGGACTTCAACAAGGCGAACCTCGGTTCCGAGTGGAAGAAGCCCTTCGCCGGCTGCTCCCACGCCAAGGGCATCGtcctcgagaagctcggTATCGAGGCCAAGCAGCCCAACTCCGCCATCCGTAAGTGCGTGCGCGTTCAGCTCATCAAGAACGGCAAGAAGATCGCCGCCTTCGTGCCCCGCGACGGTTGCCTCAACTTcgtcgacgagaacgacgaggTTCTCATCGCCGGCTTCGGCCGTAAGggccacgccgtcggcgataTCCCCGGTGTGCGTTTCAAGGTGGTGAAGGTGGCGGGTGTGGCTCTCTCCGCGCTCTTCcgcgagaagaaggagaagccCCGTTCTTAAATTACTGCTGGGTTGTGGGGGCGCAAAAGCTCGAGGGAGATTTGCGCCAAACGCGTTTAGCGAGGCCTACTTAGCAGGCTTGATAACACGCAAAGAGTTTACGAAACACACGCACCCATCGCGCCAAGCTAAACGTCCAGCACGTTCCTCCCCCGATCTACTCGCACGGTCAGCACCTTCCCGGTCTGGCTCCCAAACGGACCGTCGCCGTACAGCCCCGGGAGGTACGCCCGATACGCCGGCAAGAATCTGTCGACAAAGTccgccacctcgtcgtcggtcagcgcgcccctccccgccgccctcgcctcccgcTCCGCCTCCAGCCTCCACTCCCTCACCCACTCGATGTGCTCCACCCTCACCACGACCCagtcgtccaccgcgaggtGGAGCCGGTCgtacccgccgcgtcggagctCTCggttgacggcggcgaggtgcggaTCAAACGCTTtaaccgcctcgtcgccgacgggagAGAAACCCAGCATCCAACCCTCCAGCAGGACCAGGTGCAGAGGTGCCGTGTGTGTCGGCCAGATATCTCTCGGCGCCCTGTcccctcgtcccccgcgcaTCGTCTTGTCGTACCTGGGCActttcgtcgtcgaccccggGTTCGCGTTGAGCGCTTTCAGCGACTCGATCGTGCGCACGCCCAGCGCCACGTCGTGGGACCCGGCGTTGCCCCTGAACCGCAGCAGCGGGTTGTGTGGGTTTTTGTTCGCCAGCGTCTCCTGTTCCGCGCCCGTCAGGTacacgtcgtcgatggacacggacgcggcgcgaacgccgtcggcgtcgagcagtCGGGTCAGCTGGGCGACGAGCGTGGTCTTACCGCAGCCCTGCGGGGCGCTCAGGCCGACGACCAAGGGCgggcacgcggcgcccggggcTGAGGCGGACCTGTGAGCCTCCAGGCGGGCGAGGCACCACAGGTAGACGGGCATGTAGTACCTGTACACCCTCGAAGCCTGCGCGGGGTCGAGCGACGCCTGTTCCAACGAGAGCTGGTCGcacagccgcgccgcgacggacgtcCACCGGTCGACCACATCGTCCGTCGCGTTCTCGCGGGATATAGACAGTTGGTCGATGAGCGGACCGCCCAGGACGTAgtcgcgcaccgccgcgcggtccgAAGGGTCCGGCGAGGTCACCTCCGAGAGCGCCATGACGGACACGGAAAGCTTCACTCGCTGACGCGGACGACTCGAAGCGGGGGGATGGACGCCTCTACGGCGACAGGACCGGCAGATGTTATCGAATGGAACTTTCGCGCGATACGTTCGTGTATCGACGAGATGCGCGGATACGGCTGCCACCGACACCGGAGGcatctccgcgcgcggccctGTGAACTGCTGTCATCAAAGTTTTCGCGCAGTTACAAAGTTTTGCAGTCAGCCCCTGCGAGAATTCCTCGCTAGGGATCAGTTTGAGCAGCAGGGAGGCGgccatggcgacgacgatcggtGACAACGCCGTGGTCATCGATTACGACGATGATTTTATTCGCGCGGGCTACGccgtccccgagcgcgagcccggGGTGCTTCAGCCTGCGCTGGTGCGACCCGCGGGAtctggcgccggcggagaaACCTCGCGACCAatccgcgatcgccgcgtcgaggactgGGACCAGCTCGAGgctctcctcgccgacgtgtTCTACCGCCAGTGCGCGTGGGTaaagggcgacgagggcgcgtgCCTGATAACCGAGCCCATGTTCACCTCCAAGGCGGACCGCGAGCGACTGACGCAGATGATGTTCGAGTCCTTCAACGTGTCCGGCTTGTACGTCGCGGAGcagcccgtcgcggcgctgtacgCGGTGGGCAAGGTGACGGGCGTCAGCGTGGACGTGGGGTACTCGGTgacggacgtcgcgccggtggtTGAGGGCAGCCTggtctcgcccgcggcgcagagGTGCGAGGCGGGGCATtccctcgtcaccgccgagctcatcgcgcggtgcggcgaggagcaccgccgcctgcgcgagcacgagagggacgcggtcagggacgcgaccgcggcggtgaccccgtcgcgggacgacgcgagcggcgacgacgttccGTTGCGGGATGAGACGTACACGCTGCCGGACGGGAGGAAGGTTTCggttcccggcgccgcgaggagggagtGCGTGGAACGCGGTTTGTTCCGTCcgagcgaccgcgcgggtctcgtcgacgccgccgccgctgccatcgccgcgtgcccGGCGGAACAGAGGAGagcggtggtggacgcggtgggggtgtgcggcgcgtgggcgggtCGCACCGAGGGACTGGACGCGAGGATACTGGCGGATCTGGAGCAGCAGCTGCCCCCGTCGATGAAGCCGTTTCTGGCGTCCACGCCCGAGTACATGCCGaccgggacggcgcggtgggcgccgtgGATCGGCGGGGCGATCCTCTCCAAGGTTGTGTTCACGCACAACCAGCACGTGACCAAGGTGGAGTACCAGGAGACCGGTCCATCGGTCGCTGCGAAACTCAAGGGATGAGACTAGCTAGGCGAGGCTCTTGCGAGTTGAAAGTTACCTGTGATCCATTAAACAGTACAATGGGGTAAGCCGTTGGTTACAAAACAGGCGGCCAACACCACAGAGCAATCTAGTACAGACACTGCACTTCGACACCGTCAAAGTCGTCTACTACACACGCCAACACTTAAGAATCGTTTGGGCGGCTAATCCATCGCCCCTAAGCAGAGTGCCTCCCAAGGATGCAAGAAAGTGTCGAGTCGAGGGTTGAGCAGATTCGCTTAATCCcagtcctcgtcgtccgaggagaccgcctcgccgcgggcgatcTTGGCCTTCCTGATCTTCTCAGCCtgcttcttctccttcctGGACATCTTGTCCTTGgacttcttctccttctcaATCTTGACCACGttgccgagggcgtcggtgaTCTCGTCGAGCTGCACGGCGGCTTGGACGCTCTccttggcagccttggccaTCCACTCGGCGTCACCCTTGCAGTTGCACTGCGCGATGCCGTCGGCGGGATCCTTCTGCATGAGCCACGTCTCGGGGCAGAGCGCGGAGCAGAACTCGTTGTTGTGAGTGATCATCaccacgccgccctcgtaCGTGcggatggcgccggcgagggcgccaagGGAGTCGCGATCGAGGTAGTTGGTGGGCTCGTCGAGAATGACGATGTGGGGCAGGGCCcacatggcggcggcgatgacaaCCTTCACCTTCTGGCCGCCGGAGAGGGCGGACATGCGGGTGTGAGTGCCGAACTCCTTGTCGAGGCCAACGTCCTCGAGGTGCTTCTCCACGTTAGCGGTGGTGAGCGGGGTGGAgaaggcgccggcgcgctgtgCAACCTTCTCGTCAACGACGAGCATGTGCTTGCTGAAGCCCCACTTTGCGAGCTTGGAGGCAGAGACGTACCTGTTGGAGTTGTAGGACATGCCCACGAACTGAACCTCGTACTCAACCTCCTTCTTCACCTGCTTCCTGCCGCCGGTGAGCTTCTCGATGCGCCACTTGACCTTGGTCTTGTTGCCCTTCTCGTCCTCAATCTCAAAGGTGACGGGCTCCTTgaccttctccttctcctcatCGGTGAGCACCATGGTGTCCTTGGCGAGAGCCtccttgtcgtcgccgtgctgGAAGCGCCAGCGGATGTACTCGTTGGGGGTCTTCTCGAGGTGCTGTTCGATGTGGTGGAAGGCGTGCTGCGCAACGtaagcgacgcgcgcgttgggGTGCTTCCACACGGTACCCTCCTGGGGGACGACCTCTCCGGTGAGGAGCTTGATCATGGTGGACTTGCCGACACCGTTGGGtccgacgcacgcgacgcgcgatgcgaGCGACACCTGAACGGTCACGTTCTTCACCGTCGGCACCGAGTTGACGGGGTAGGTGTAGGTGCAGTTTGCCATCTTCATGAGGGGCTTACCCTTTGACTTGACGCCCTCGATGAAGCCCGGCTGGGGGAACTTCATGACGAACCCGGTGGAGGACTTCAGCTCGAAGAACGACTTCGCCTTGGGGTTCTTCTCGACGTACTGGGTGAGGTTACCCTTGAACTGCTTGAGCTTGAGGTTCTCGATGGCGATGATATTGTTGCACACGCGGTCGAGCAAGCCAGTGTCGTGGGACACCATCACGCAGGTCACA
This DNA window, taken from Micromonas commoda chromosome 2, complete sequence, encodes the following:
- a CDS encoding actin superfamily (Nuclear actin-related protein involved in chromatin remodeling; predicted homolog of Arabidopsis thaliana ARP7. ChromDB ID: ARP20103), which gives rise to MATTIGDNAVVIDYDDDFIRAGYAVPEREPGVLQPALVRPAGSGAGGETSRPIRDRRVEDWDQLEALLADVFYRQCAWVKGDEGACLITEPMFTSKADRERLTQMMFESFNVSGLYVAEQPVAALYAVGKVTGVSVDVGYSVTDVAPVVEGSLVSPAAQRCEAGHSLVTAELIARCGEEHRRLREHERDAVRDATAAVTPSRDDASGDDVPLRDETYTLPDGRKVSVPGAARRECVERGLFRPSDRAGLVDAAAAAIAACPAEQRRAVVDAVGVCGAWAGRTEGLDARILADLEQQLPPSMKPFLASTPEYMPTGTARWAPWIGGAILSKVVFTHNQHVTKVEYQETGPSVAAKLKG
- a CDS encoding predicted protein, translating into MKLALARAMCLNADILLMDEPTNHLDVMNVKWVEEYLLGLKDVTCVMVSHDTGLLDRVCNNIIAIENLKLKQFKGNLTQYVEKNPKAKSFFELKSSTGFVMKFPQPGFIEGVKSKGKPLMKMANCTYTYPVNSVPTVKNVTVQVSLASRVACVGPNGVGKSTMIKLLTGEVVPQEGTVWKHPNARVAYVAQHAFHHIEQHLEKTPNEYIRWRFQHGDDKEALAKDTMVLTDEEKEKVKEPVTFEIEDEKGNKTKVKWRIEKLTGGRKQVKKEVEYEVQFVGMSYNSNRYVSASKLAKWGFSKHMLVVDEKVAQRAGAFSTPLTTANVEKHLEDVGLDKEFGTHTRMSALSGGQKVKVVIAAAMWALPHIVILDEPTNYLDRDSLGALAGAIRTYEGGVVMITHNNEFCSALCPETWLMQKDPADGIAQCNCKGDAEWMAKAAKESVQAAVQLDEITDALGNVVKIEKEKKSKDKMSRKEKKQAEKIRKAKIARGEAVSSDDEDWD
- the GLYK gene encoding glycerate kinase (putative glycerate kinase, involved in C2 cycle of photorespiration, chloroplast targeted if model is extended upstream to next initiator Met); amino-acid sequence: MALSEVTSPDPSDRAAVRDYVLGGPLIDQLSISRENATDDVVDRWTSVAARLCDQLSLEQASLDPAQASRVYRYYMPVYLWCLARLEAHRSASAPGAACPPLVVGLSAPQGCGKTTLVAQLTRLLDADGVRAASVSIDDVYLTGAEQETLANKNPHNPLLRFRGNAGSHDVALGVRTIESLKALNANPGSTTKVPRYDKTMRGGRGDRAPRDIWPTHTAPLHLVLLEGWMLGFSPVGDEAVKAFDPHLAAVNRELRRGGYDRLHLAVDDWVVVRVEHIEWVREWRLEAEREARAAGRGALTDDEVADFVDRFLPAYRAYLPGLYGDGPFGSQTGKVLTVRVDRGRNVLDV
- a CDS encoding predicted protein translates to MKRNDSFRDVTAVAKHFPSYLEKRVAEESFVHEAVQYAMWLPLAAGAKHIGWNSVAYLFLTWFILGELALIYMKLKLRFIKWYHVIALTIAAGVHWSAELALDENSYWRYLTLYVIGGIGVMAVVLPFVPRKFTRGAPDFLFQLGFLAGSSREKSAAGEVKKEK
- a CDS encoding predicted protein; this encodes MGKTRGLGAGRKLRNLRREQRWADKDFNKANLGSEWKKPFAGCSHAKGIVLEKLGIEAKQPNSAIRKCVRVQLIKNGKKIAAFVPRDGCLNFVDENDEVLIAGFGRKGHAVGDIPGVRFKVVKVAGVALSALFREKKEKPRS